A stretch of Arachis hypogaea cultivar Tifrunner chromosome 15, arahy.Tifrunner.gnm2.J5K5, whole genome shotgun sequence DNA encodes these proteins:
- the LOC112750572 gene encoding uncharacterized protein isoform X4 → MKVADDIDTAAFLLYDKEATKFLGISASDLRLAHLTRPNLAMEHSELLSLQTASTDTSKGTSSPSVETLVDNSNDAFSTPKRNIISGGWSKQLIDLYPDSANGSSLKCRNLEDGILRVDKVYQD, encoded by the exons ATGAAGGTTGCTGATGATATTGATACGGCTGCATTCCTTCTTTATGACAAGGAAGCGACCAAATTTCTTGGAATCTCTGCCTCTGACCTGAGGCTTGCACATCTAACCAGG CCAAACCTTGCAATGGAACACTCAGAACTGTTGAGCTTGCAAACTGCTTCCACCGACACGTCAAAG GGCACGAGTTCTCCTTCTGTTGAGACTTTGGTGGACAACTCTAACGATGCTTTCTCGACCCCCAAGAGAAACATTATTAGTGGTGGATGGTCTAAGCAACTCATTGATCTTTATCCAGACTCTGCTAATGGATCATCATTGAAGTGTAGAAATCTCGAAGATGGCATTCTCAGAGTTGATAAAGTCTACCAAGATTAG
- the LOC112750572 gene encoding uncharacterized protein isoform X3: MRNTRQSSIPLRPCKVIVMKLMDEISLITKFLGKHDIYQPNLAMEHSELLSLQTASTDTSKGTSSPSVETLVDNSNDAFSTPKRNIISGGWSKQLIDLYPDSANGSSLKCRNLEDGILRVDKVYQD, translated from the exons ATGAGGAATACCCGACAGAGCTCAATTCCTTTAAGG CCTTGCAAGGTCATTGTGATGAAGCTGATGGATGAGATATCTCTTATAACAAAATTTTTAGGAAAGCATGATATATACCAG CCAAACCTTGCAATGGAACACTCAGAACTGTTGAGCTTGCAAACTGCTTCCACCGACACGTCAAAG GGCACGAGTTCTCCTTCTGTTGAGACTTTGGTGGACAACTCTAACGATGCTTTCTCGACCCCCAAGAGAAACATTATTAGTGGTGGATGGTCTAAGCAACTCATTGATCTTTATCCAGACTCTGCTAATGGATCATCATTGAAGTGTAGAAATCTCGAAGATGGCATTCTCAGAGTTGATAAAGTCTACCAAGATTAG
- the LOC112750572 gene encoding uncharacterized protein isoform X1: protein MKVADDIDTAAFLLYDKEATKFLGISASDLRLAHLTRPCKVIVMKLMDEISLITKFLGKHDIYQVTYLMTSLIMLNLCDIPIYTSDLVQPNLAMEHSELLSLQTASTDTSKGTSSPSVETLVDNSNDAFSTPKRNIISGGWSKQLIDLYPDSANGSSLKCRNLEDGILRVDKVYQD from the exons ATGAAGGTTGCTGATGATATTGATACGGCTGCATTCCTTCTTTATGACAAGGAAGCGACCAAATTTCTTGGAATCTCTGCCTCTGACCTGAGGCTTGCACATCTAACCAGG CCTTGCAAGGTCATTGTGATGAAGCTGATGGATGAGATATCTCTTATAACAAAATTTTTAGGAAAGCATGATATATACCAGGTTACTTATTTGATGACTTCTCTGATTATGCTAAACCTTTGTGATATTCCTATTTATACGTCTGACTTGGTGCAGCCAAACCTTGCAATGGAACACTCAGAACTGTTGAGCTTGCAAACTGCTTCCACCGACACGTCAAAG GGCACGAGTTCTCCTTCTGTTGAGACTTTGGTGGACAACTCTAACGATGCTTTCTCGACCCCCAAGAGAAACATTATTAGTGGTGGATGGTCTAAGCAACTCATTGATCTTTATCCAGACTCTGCTAATGGATCATCATTGAAGTGTAGAAATCTCGAAGATGGCATTCTCAGAGTTGATAAAGTCTACCAAGATTAG
- the LOC112750572 gene encoding uncharacterized protein isoform X2, whose translation MKVADDIDTAAFLLYDKEATKFLGISASDLRLAHLTRPCKVIVMKLMDEISLITKFLGKHDIYQPNLAMEHSELLSLQTASTDTSKGTSSPSVETLVDNSNDAFSTPKRNIISGGWSKQLIDLYPDSANGSSLKCRNLEDGILRVDKVYQD comes from the exons ATGAAGGTTGCTGATGATATTGATACGGCTGCATTCCTTCTTTATGACAAGGAAGCGACCAAATTTCTTGGAATCTCTGCCTCTGACCTGAGGCTTGCACATCTAACCAGG CCTTGCAAGGTCATTGTGATGAAGCTGATGGATGAGATATCTCTTATAACAAAATTTTTAGGAAAGCATGATATATACCAG CCAAACCTTGCAATGGAACACTCAGAACTGTTGAGCTTGCAAACTGCTTCCACCGACACGTCAAAG GGCACGAGTTCTCCTTCTGTTGAGACTTTGGTGGACAACTCTAACGATGCTTTCTCGACCCCCAAGAGAAACATTATTAGTGGTGGATGGTCTAAGCAACTCATTGATCTTTATCCAGACTCTGCTAATGGATCATCATTGAAGTGTAGAAATCTCGAAGATGGCATTCTCAGAGTTGATAAAGTCTACCAAGATTAG